The sequence AGAAGTTTTTATTCGGAGTATTTATGAGCGTTGAAGTTGTGATGCCCCAGATGGGCGAATCGATCACCGAAGGAACCGTTTCGAAATGGCTGAAGGCGGTTGGGGAGAAGATCGAGAAAGATGAACCGATACTTGAGATCTCGACCGACAAGGTCGATGCCGAAGTTCCCGCGCCGAGTGCCGGGGTCTTGCTTGAGATCCGAGCGCAGGAAGGCGAAACGGTCGAGGTCGGCACCGTTGTTGCCGTCATCGGCGCCGAAGGCACGGTAGCCGCAGCCGCTCCGCCCGCGCCAAAGGTTGAAACGCCAGAGGTAGCGGTCGCGGTCGAAACGCCCGCTCCGCCGGCGCCGGCCGAAATTTCGGTTGCCGCGGTAGTCGCAGCATCCGACAATCCAAAATCCAAAATCCAAAATCCAAAATCGTCCGAGGTGGTGATGCCGCAAATGGGCGAATCGATCACCGAAGGAACCGTTTCGAAATGGCTCAAGGCGCTCGGCGACGACGTTGAAAAGGACGAGCCGCTGCTTGAGATCTCGACCGACAAGGTCGACGCCGAAGTCCCTTCGCCGGTTGCCGGCAAACTGCTTGAAATCCGCGTCGCCGAGGGCGAGACGGTCGAAGTCGGCGCCGTCGTCGCGCTTGTCGGAACGTCGCTTGGAGTCGCGCCCATTCCCGAGGCGCCGATCGAATCGACGGAGATCGAATTGATCCGGCAACCGGTCGAGGCTCCGCAGGTGCTGGTCGCGGCCGCGGGTGCCGGAAACGGCCAGTCGGCCACCGTCGACGAACTCCGCCGAACGAAATCGTCGCCGCTCGTCCGCAACATCGCGAAAGAGCACGGCGTCGACATCACGCGCATTCCGGGCAGCGGACTTTCTGGACGCGTTACCAAAAAGGACATACTTAATTTTATCGAGACCGGCGCCGCGCTACGTCCGCAGGATCTGCTCGTCGGAAGGACTTCAACGCCGATCGCGCCATCGGCAAATCCAAAATCCGAAATCACAATTCCGAAATCTG is a genomic window of Acidobacteriota bacterium containing:
- the sucB gene encoding 2-oxoglutarate dehydrogenase, E2 component, dihydrolipoamide succinyltransferase, which gives rise to MSVEVVMPQMGESITEGTVSKWLKAVGEKIEKDEPILEISTDKVDAEVPAPSAGVLLEIRAQEGETVEVGTVVAVIGAEGTVAAAAPPAPKVETPEVAVAVETPAPPAPAEISVAAVVAASDNPKSKIQNPKSSEVVMPQMGESITEGTVSKWLKALGDDVEKDEPLLEISTDKVDAEVPSPVAGKLLEIRVAEGETVEVGAVVALVGTSLGVAPIPEAPIESTEIELIRQPVEAPQVLVAAAGAGNGQSATVDELRRTKSSPLVRNIAKEHGVDITRIPGSGLSGRVTKKDILNFIETGAALRPQDLLVGRTSTPIAPSANPKSEITIPKSENDRIEPMSVMRKKIAEHMTFSKHTSAHVTSVYEIDMTNVAKFRDRNKSVFQERFGTKLTFMPFIFQAVTQALRKFPVVNSQVSGDNVVYKGDVNLGMAVALDWGLIVPVIKRADTLSLSGLALTANDLADRARTKKLMPDEVQGGTFTITNPGVFGGLYGTPIINQPQVAILCVGTIEKRAKVLTTPDGDDYIAIRQMAYFALTYDHRIVDGADAERFLSFLKQYLETTEFSL